Part of the Hyalangium minutum genome is shown below.
TGCGGCCCTTGCGCAGGTTGTCCAGCACGCCGAGCTTCTTCTCCACCTCGGCCTTGCGGTCATTGATCTTGTCCACCTCGCCAATGACCTTCTTGAGCTCTTCGATCTTGGTCTGGACCTGGCGGATGCCGCTGGCGTTCTGGTCGAACTCGGCCTTGCGGTCCGCGTACCACATGTAGTTGCCGACCACGGCGCCCACCAGGACGATGGCGAAGAGGACAAGGATCTGCTTGCCCATCTCCTTCTTCTTCGCCGCCCGGACGGGCAGGAGGTTGATGCGGATCATCATATGCGTCTGTTCCTTGAAGAATGAGGAGAAGGGTTAGTTCAGCTTGTCACCGGGCCGGCGGAGCGCGAGTCCCACCGCCACCGCCGCCATGGGCGCCACGTCCATGATGAAGGCCGGGTCGAACTTGCGGTTGTCCACTTCGATCTTCCGGAAGGGATTGAGGATCTCCACCGGCACGCCCACGCGCGTCTCAATGGTCTTGAACAGCGCGGGGATCTTCGCGGTACCACCGGAGAGGTAAACCTTGCTGAAGTTGGCGTCCGCGGCGGTGCCCGCGTAGAAGTCCAGCGAGCGCTGGATTTCACCGGCCACCTGCTCGGCCACGCTGGTGAGCACCCGCTCCACATCCTGAGGCACCACGGCGTCGGCGTCCTGGCTGTTGCCGCCGATCTTCATCACCTCGGCCTGCTCGTAGGAGACGTTGAGCTGCTTCTGGATCTCCTCGGTGAACTGGTTGCCGCCGATCGTCACGTCGCGCGTGAAGACGGTGATGCCGTTGGAGATGATGTTGATGTTCACCACCGAGGCGCCCGCGTTGATGAGCACCACGGTCTCCTTCTCCGGCAAGTCGTAGTTGGCGGAGAACATGTTCTGGACGGCGAACGCGTCCACGTCCACCACCACCGGCGCGAGCCCCGCCTCGGAGACCACGGTGGTGTAGTCGTTGATCATGTCCTTCTTGGCGGCCACCAACAGCACATCCATCTGCCCGGTGGCGTCATTGGCGCCCGCGTCGAGGATCTGCGTGTCGATGTTCACGTCCTTCACGTCGAAGGGGATGTACTGCTCCGCCTCCCACTGGATGCTCTCCTCGAGCTCTTCCTGGCTCATGCGAGGCATCTGGATCTTCTTGATGATGACCGAGTGACCGGAGACGCCGATGGCGACCTCCTTGCTCTTGATCTTCAGCTCGTTCATCAGCTCCTGCACCGCCTGGACGATCGCGGTGGAGTTCATCAGCGCGCCGTCGACGATGGCCTCAGGAGGCAGCGGCTTCATTCCGAAGCTCTGCAGCGCGTAGCCGACCTCGCCACGCTTGCGCTGCTCCTTGAGGAGGATCATCTTCACAGAGGTCGATCCGATATCCAGACCGAGTGCCAGTTTGCCCTTCGCCATGCGATTCTCCCGTGGAGAGGGCGCCAGCGTAGCACCAGCGCGCAACCCCGCCTAAAAGTTGACCGGCGCTCGCTCGCTCCGCGTCCGGCCAGCCATGGCCTGCAACAGCCCTGAGCCAGCCGCCGCGCCCCTCGTAACGCCGCAGGGGCCGATTTTCTGGCGCTCGGAGCGCGCCGTCAAATCCCCACAGTGTGCTCACCTGGACGCCTAGCTGCCCTTTTCGGCCTCTGCGTCGGGATCGATTCCGTACTCTTTGATTTTGTACAGAAGCGCGCGATGGCTGATGTCCAGAACTTCGGCAGCGCGGGTGCGGTTGCCCTTGGTCCGGCGCAGGGCTGCGCGGATGTATGTCTCCTCCAGCTCGCGCATGGCGCGCTTGAGGGACAGGTCGCTACCGGCATGTTGCACGGGAGCCGAGCCAGCGGGCGGCGGGGGCGCCGTCCAGAGCCGCTCGGGCAGGTTCGAGGGCAGGACGTGGGGGCCGTCCGTCAGGAGCACGGCGCGCTCCATGGCGTTTTCCAGCTCTCGCACGTTACCGGGCCAGCCATAGGAGGACATGAGCGCCTCGGCCTCGGGGCTGAGGCGCTCCACCGGCGGCTCGCGGTTGAGTTGCCGGTTGAAGCGCTGAATGAAGGCCCGGGCCAAAAGTGGAATGTCCTCGCGGCGCTCACGCAGCGGAGGCATCCGCAGGTTCACCACGTTGAGGCGGTAGTAGAGGTCCTCTCGGAACTCCCCGCGCTCCACCAGCTTGCCCAGATCGCGCAGCGTCGCGGCGATGACGCGCACGTCCACACGCTCGGCGCGGCTCTCGCCCACGGGGCGGATTTCGCCCTCCTGGAGCACGCGCAGCAACTTCACCTGGGCGGGCAGCGGCAGCTCGCCCACCTCGTCCAGGAAGAGCGTGCCGCCGTCAGCCTCGCTGAAGAGGCCCCGCTTGGCGGTGCGCGCGTCGGTGAAGGCACCCTTGGCGTGGCCAAACAGCTCGCTCTCGATGAGGCCCGCAGGGATGGCGCCGCAGTTGACCGCGACGAAAGGTTGCGTGACCCGGGGCGAGCGCTCGTGCAGGGCGCGAGCGATGAGCTCCTTGCCCGTGCCGCTCTCACCCGTAATCAAGATGGTGGTGTTCACCGGCGCGAGCCGATCTACCTGGCGCAGCACGGCCTTGAGGCCCTCGCTCTCGCCGAGGATGCGCTCGGGAGGAGGCGCCGAAGCCGTGCGCAGGCGCCGGTTCTCTCGGACCAGCCGCTCGCGCTCCTCGGCCTTGCGGAGGACGAAGACAATCTCCTCGGGCTTGAAGGGCTTCTGAACGTAGTCGTACGCGCCCGCCCCTACCGCCTCGAGCGCCTGCTCCTGGGAGCCATAGGCGCTCATGACGAGCACGGTGAGGCCGGGGTGCTCGGCGATGGCCTGGCGCAGCACGGAGAGGCCGTCGCGCTTGGGCATGCGCACGTCACACAGCAGCACGTCGTAGCTGCGCGCAGACAGCTCGCGCACGGCCTCCTCGCCGTCAGCGACGGCGCGGACCTCATACCCATGCTCGGTGAGCACCAGGGTGAGGACGTGGCGAATCGAAGGTTCGTCGTCAGCGACGAGGATGGAGCGGAAGGTGGGCATGGACGCTCAGGACCCCATCATCCCCTAGCGCCCTGACGAAGGGGAGTTCCGTTTCACATGGCGGACAGGCGCAGACTGAAGCGCGCACCGCCCCCGGGGACGTTGTCGGCGGTGAGCCGGCCGCCCATGCTCTGCGCCAGGTGCAGCGACACCGCGAGGCCCAGCCCCGTGCCCTTCCCTTCCTTGGTGGTGAAGAAGGGCTCGAAGATGCGCGGCATCACCTCTGAGGGAATGCCTGGGCCGGTGTCCTCCACCTCCAACCGCACCTCACCACTCTCGCGCCGGGTGGAGACACGCACCCCACCCTGCCCTCCCATGGCCTGGGCGGCGTTCAGCAACAGGTTGATCACGATCTGGGAGAGGGAGCCGGCGTCCGCTCGCGCCAGGAGTCCCGGCTCGAGCGCGAAGTCCACCTTCACCTGAGACAGCTCCGGCCCGGCACGAACCAGCTTCACGCACGTCTCGACCACCTGGCTCACGTCCACTGGCGCCAGGGCCGTGGGCTTCGGTCGCCCGAGATCCAGCAGCCCTCGGACGATGCCGTCGATGCGGTGCACCTCGTGATCAATGCGATCGAGGTACTCCTTCAGTTCGGGCGAGGGAGCGCGCATGCGCGCCACGGACAAGTAGCCGAGAATCCCCGCCAACGGATTGCCCACCTCGTGGGCTACACCGGCGGCCAGCTTGCCCACCGTGACCAGACGCTCGGCGGCGACGAGCTCCGTCTGGGCCCGAGCCAGCCGCGCATTGGCCTGCCTGAGCTCCTCGAGCTGAGAGCGCGTCAGGGCCTGCTCCCGGCGCAGCGCATCCGCCATCCGGTTCAGCGCGCTCTGGATGCGAGACACCAGCGGCCCGCCCTGAGCCACGGGCGGTAGGTCCAGTTCCAGCCGCCCCAGCTGCTCCACTGCGGCCTCAGTGGACTGCAGCGGCCGACCCACGGCGAAGTCCAAGACCAGGTAGACGAGCACCGTCAGCAGCAGCAGATCCAACCCCAGCACGAAGGGCAGGATGCCGCGCACGCGCGCGACCAAAGCCGCTTCGGGAGTACCGGCCACCGTGAGCCGGCGGGCCAGGTCCAACAACCGAATGAGTGCGGGCTGCAAGGTCAGCCACACCAGCACCGTGGAGAGCGTGCCCAACAGAAAGGCCACGCTGGCAATGCGCCACTTCATCTCGCCCGGGCCTCACGCGTCACCGCGCGGCTCCCACGAGCAGCGCGAACGGGCCCGGCAGGACCTGCGCCAACCACGGCCCGAGCAGCATGATCTCCAACCCCGCCAAAGCCAGCCAGGGTCCAAAGGGGATGTTGGTCGTGCCGGGAACCCAGTCGATCTCGTCGCCCTCTTCGTCCATGGGCTCGTCTGGGATGGGCTGGAACAGCAGACACCAGGGCACCAGCAGCAGCCGCTTCCACAGCGGAATGCCCGGCTTCGTGAACTCCCACGTCATGGTCAGCTCGGGCTCGGGTGCCTGCCCCTCGGACGAGCCCTCGGCGCCGGGCGCCTGCTCACCGGGCGAGCCCTCCGACTCTGGCTCGGACGCCACCTCTACGCGCGGCCCTGCCCTGCCGGTGAGTGCAATCATCAGCATCCCCACCACTGCACCCTGGAGCGAGGACAGAAAGAGGATGCCCAGCAGCGCCTTCCACGAGAGGAACGCGCCCAGCAGCGCCACCAGGAACTTGTCCCCGCCGCCCAGCGCCTCCTTATTGAAGATCTTCCAGCCGATGTACTCCATCAGGCGGAACGTCACGAAGCCCACCCCGGCGCCCAGCACCGCCCCCTGGAGGCTGTACATCCCCCTGGGTATGGCCAGCACCACCCCCGCGACGATGCCGGGGATGGTGAGGGAGAAGGGCAAGATCCAATGATCCAGATCAATAAAGGTGAGCGGCACCAACAGGGAGACGAGCACCAGCCCTGAGAGCAGCTCCCAGCTGAAGCCGAAGCGCCGCACGCACGCCAGGAACAGCAGCCCTACGAGCAGCTCCACCAACGGGTAGCGGATGGAGATGGGCGCCTTGCAGCCCTTGCAGCGGCCCCTCAACGCCAGCCACGAGAGCAGAGGAATGTTCTCGTACCAGGCAAGCGAGTGCCCACACTTGGGGCACCGGGAGCGCGGGCGAACGATGCTTTCCCCCTGCGGAACGCGGGCAATGACGACATTCAAGAAACTACCGACGCACAGGCCCAGGACGAAGAGCCAGACGGTCAGCAGCGTTTCGAAGTACGGCGGCCACTCCAATTCGTCCATCGGGCTCCGAGGCTACCAGCGCCCTTGCTGGCTGCCCGAAAAAG
Proteins encoded:
- the pilM gene encoding type IV pilus assembly protein PilM, with the protein product MAKGKLALGLDIGSTSVKMILLKEQRKRGEVGYALQSFGMKPLPPEAIVDGALMNSTAIVQAVQELMNELKIKSKEVAIGVSGHSVIIKKIQMPRMSQEELEESIQWEAEQYIPFDVKDVNIDTQILDAGANDATGQMDVLLVAAKKDMINDYTTVVSEAGLAPVVVDVDAFAVQNMFSANYDLPEKETVVLINAGASVVNINIISNGITVFTRDVTIGGNQFTEEIQKQLNVSYEQAEVMKIGGNSQDADAVVPQDVERVLTSVAEQVAGEIQRSLDFYAGTAADANFSKVYLSGGTAKIPALFKTIETRVGVPVEILNPFRKIEVDNRKFDPAFIMDVAPMAAVAVGLALRRPGDKLN
- a CDS encoding sigma-54-dependent transcriptional regulator, whose product is MPTFRSILVADDEPSIRHVLTLVLTEHGYEVRAVADGEEAVRELSARSYDVLLCDVRMPKRDGLSVLRQAIAEHPGLTVLVMSAYGSQEQALEAVGAGAYDYVQKPFKPEEIVFVLRKAEERERLVRENRRLRTASAPPPERILGESEGLKAVLRQVDRLAPVNTTILITGESGTGKELIARALHERSPRVTQPFVAVNCGAIPAGLIESELFGHAKGAFTDARTAKRGLFSEADGGTLFLDEVGELPLPAQVKLLRVLQEGEIRPVGESRAERVDVRVIAATLRDLGKLVERGEFREDLYYRLNVVNLRMPPLRERREDIPLLARAFIQRFNRQLNREPPVERLSPEAEALMSSYGWPGNVRELENAMERAVLLTDGPHVLPSNLPERLWTAPPPPAGSAPVQHAGSDLSLKRAMRELEETYIRAALRRTKGNRTRAAEVLDISHRALLYKIKEYGIDPDAEAEKGS
- a CDS encoding sensor histidine kinase; amino-acid sequence: MKWRIASVAFLLGTLSTVLVWLTLQPALIRLLDLARRLTVAGTPEAALVARVRGILPFVLGLDLLLLTVLVYLVLDFAVGRPLQSTEAAVEQLGRLELDLPPVAQGGPLVSRIQSALNRMADALRREQALTRSQLEELRQANARLARAQTELVAAERLVTVGKLAAGVAHEVGNPLAGILGYLSVARMRAPSPELKEYLDRIDHEVHRIDGIVRGLLDLGRPKPTALAPVDVSQVVETCVKLVRAGPELSQVKVDFALEPGLLARADAGSLSQIVINLLLNAAQAMGGQGGVRVSTRRESGEVRLEVEDTGPGIPSEVMPRIFEPFFTTKEGKGTGLGLAVSLHLAQSMGGRLTADNVPGGGARFSLRLSAM
- a CDS encoding prepilin peptidase; this translates as MDELEWPPYFETLLTVWLFVLGLCVGSFLNVVIARVPQGESIVRPRSRCPKCGHSLAWYENIPLLSWLALRGRCKGCKAPISIRYPLVELLVGLLFLACVRRFGFSWELLSGLVLVSLLVPLTFIDLDHWILPFSLTIPGIVAGVVLAIPRGMYSLQGAVLGAGVGFVTFRLMEYIGWKIFNKEALGGGDKFLVALLGAFLSWKALLGILFLSSLQGAVVGMLMIALTGRAGPRVEVASEPESEGSPGEQAPGAEGSSEGQAPEPELTMTWEFTKPGIPLWKRLLLVPWCLLFQPIPDEPMDEEGDEIDWVPGTTNIPFGPWLALAGLEIMLLGPWLAQVLPGPFALLVGAAR